The Hevea brasiliensis isolate MT/VB/25A 57/8 chromosome 1, ASM3005281v1, whole genome shotgun sequence DNA segment TTGGATACATTTCTTGATATGTTGTCCACTGGAATTCATAAAATGCATTTCCCACAAACATACTCCTATGTCTAAACAACTAGCAATGTACAAGCATTTCAAGTCCAATTCTCATGATAGAGCCAAAACAAAGATATCTATCAGAAGTAATTATTTCATCTATTTCATGTGATGGAAATGACAATAGCACAAATGTAGAGGATTAAGCAATGATACAAAATACAATTTCTACAAGCATACCATGCAAAAGGTACTCTGGGGCAACATAACCTAGAGTTCCTGAAAGCTTTACGCTTTTGGCTTTGATTCCAGAATTAACAGCAAGGCCAAAGTCTGAAAGCTGAACAAGAAAGAACTCAATGAAGGAAATAATTCTAGTTTTCATCATAATAAAAAGTAATAGACAAGCACAGGTGAGGATTGCAATGCTTGTTAACCAGTTAGATAAAGCTTTTACCTTGGCATTGAAGTTGGAATCCAGAAGAATGTTTGATGACTTTATATCTCTGTGGACAACAGGAGGATTGCAATGCTCATGAAGATATTCTAGTCCTCTGGTCAACACCAGTCCCAGTGACCACTAGTTAGCACAACAAAAAGAAATATTCTTTGgaaaagcaaaaagaaaaagaataaagttAACAAAGCAAAATTGAGCATTGCACTTACCTTGCAACATCAACAGCAATTTTCATACGCAGAAGCCAAGTTAATGCAGATCCATGTGTCGGTCCTAAAATTTTCATCATATCATCAATAAGCAAAAGGATTTATAAATTCACACCTTTCATTGTTTTTTTCTTCTAAGGAAGTATACCATGCAACTGACTTTCCAAAGACCCATTCTGCATTATTTCATACACAAGAAACTTCGCTTCATCATGAATGCAGTAACCCAACAACGAAATTATGTTCTGATGCTGAATTTTCGTCAACCAATTCATTTCATTCTGCACTTGAAATTAGAAGAAAGATCCTAATGAGAATTCATACACTCAGCAATAGATAAGCAAACCAATTTCAGCATGACATTACCTCAAATTCTCTTTGCACATTCCGTCCTACGCCCTCCAATTTTTTTACAGCAGCAAGGAGTTTTTCATTGACACGAGCTTTGTAGACACGTCCATGACCACCTTCACCCAACAAATTATTTTCTTGGAAATTGTTTGTTGCAGCTTCTAGCAATTCATATTCCATCACAGCAATGGAATCCTTATTACCAACCATCGTCAAGGAATTTAATTTGCCCAGAACTGGACTGAGGGAATGCCCATTTCCAGCTTCTTAATATTGAATTAAACAAAGAAAAAACAAAATTTGGACATGTAAGCATAATTGTGGTGAACTGTTTCCAAAGAAAAGATGTAATCAAGGTGAAAGCAACTTCAGGGTAAAGAAGATACCGAAATTTTGTTTGCCTTTCAAGCTAGAGTTCTTGGAGTTTTTCATTCTGTGGATACAGAAACATGACAGAAACACCAAGATTGCTCCAAGGAGAGACGAAGCAACGACTAGTGCTATAAGGATTCTCTTGTTCAAATCTTGATGGTGCACTACTTTATCCATAGGAGCCATAGGCAGTCCTGGATAAGCAGGAAAACAGCATTagcataatatattatatttggaataaaaataaaataaaataaaataaaacaaaagatcAACATAATCGGCATTCAAggatgaaggaaaaaaaaaaggagaaaaaggaTAATGATATTTGCAGCAAATTATGAAAGTTGAACGAAATATTAATCTCACATACATCCAGGAAAGAACATAAAAATGCATGTACCAAACCAAAATGATATTTAACCCACAGAATCAACCAACAAAAGTAATTCCCCTATTGACGGTATACACTGAGGGGAAGAAACAGTATAACACACAGAAATGAACAAGCTTATATTGAATTTTCCTGATGGTGCTACTTTTTTTGGCAAAATCAAATGATATAAAGTTAAATTCTGGTGCAATTTGCACTCTCATGGCTCCAAATTGTAGGATCTTTTCCTTCCCTACATTTACCCAACAACCAAAAACTGCAAAGATTGAGACGAAATCTATGCCAAATCAAATGGCTGCACCCAGGTTtcagattttgaatttgaatagcAAAACCATTTACCCATGAGATCAAATGAAGAATATATTTATGACATAAACAGAGCACTAAATTCAAGAATCAAAACCCATTATGTGAAATcgctaagaaaaaaaaaattaaaaaaatgtgcACAGTGGACGTACCTGGAGATTGAGTTTCCATTTTTGCAGAGAAGAACGAAATGGGCTCTTTCTTAGCAAGAAGGGCAGGCCTAGAATTGGTGGAGAATGTTGACTCTGGTCTGGCATCAAGCAAGAAAAACAAAAATGTGCTAGACAATGCCCACATGGGCAGAAACAGAGCAAGAAGGTTCATGTCCTGTTTCTGTAGAAGGAGATTTTTATAGCAAGGTTGTTTGGTAttgggtcttttttttttttttttttcaacttgaaATCAAAACTTAAACAAACTTTGATTTTGCTTGGCTATATTTTCTGTTTGTAGGAATGAACTGAAGACTGTTGCAGGGAAAACAAGAAAGCAGAAAgaacactttttcttttttttttttttcccaagaGAAACTTTAATCTAAAGGGTTTATATTCTGTAGTGAAGTTATGGAAGGGGCAAGTGGGCGTGAAATCATGTGGCAGTTAATTAAATTTGAATGCTGGCAAAACTCGCACTCTGAGATGTGGGTTAATGGCCACGTAAGCCAGTGTTATTAaaggttttaaattttttaaaataataatttaaatttttaaaaatattttaaaaaaatacaaaaccttaatatcattaaatttttttttaaaaaaataaatatttaaattaaacaaataaatttaatattaaaattttaataattaagtttataactaaataatgtaattaatattgttaataaataaataaaataattttataaaatctttaaaatagataaaaatattaaaagttataaatatttaaatttaaatttattaaaaaatataaaaaaaatcattttcttcaactaaatactaaaaaaaatgcaaaattttctttcttttctcattaACCAAATACTAAACATTAACCTTAAAATctccttaaaaaaaaatttaagtatcATTAaaaaatgtatgaatattattttatatgtaagatAAATAACACAAGTCATAAAAAtgtgtaaaaattttaaatttaattttcttatataGATATAAGATTCCATCTATACTATaattgagaaataaaaaaaataaaattattttttataattctttatttataaatttttatttttatggctTTTATCATTTATAATTCTTTTTATTAAAGCTAAaagtaaaattgaaaaataaataaaatctaaaactatttattataatttttttgttagctttaatacaaaaatttttatagcttttgttaatttaaattttaaatataaattttatggcttttGTTATTTATCTCATATATAGAATATactcatatatttttttaatgatatttaaaaaactTTTAATGAGATTTTAAGGTTAAAATTTAGTGTTTGATTGATGGGAAAGTAagaaaaatctaaatttttttagtttttagttgaaataaaagatttttttattcattttttaataaacttaaatttaaataattataaatttttcaataatatttaatttatttcataaaattattttatttatttattaacaatattaattaacataatttatttgtacacttaattattaaaattttaacattaatttatttGTTCACCAGATTTAAATGacttttgatttattttttaagaGTTTAAATgtccttttttttattatttaacagAGATTTAACAGTAATAATGTTTTAGatttttttaaactatttttaaAGGTTTAAGAGTTTAAACGGCTCTTTTATTTAacgaatcaaaatttaaataagtatTAAATTATTTTGATCTTCAGGCTTGAATACTCAAAACTTTTAAATTAAGGGAgtgagaatttaaatttgaatctttCAAATAAATGATACGTCTTCAATTATTGGTTAAACAGACCAGGCGTTACAATTTACTTTAtcggtaaattttttttatatatattttaagttattttttgtaattttattttttattacgagAATTAAGAGAATGTGAACTCAAATCTAAATCGATTAAATGAGTAATACGCTTTCGGTCactgaatcaaattaaattacaCTATTTTTGGTAATATTAATATAACTATTATTTAGAtggcaatttatatttttatataaaataaaagaaacaatttatatttatatttttaaaatctgttaaattaaaataaattcacAAAATATAAATATCTCATCAATCACATATTATAGCACGTACCAAACGTTCAACCTatcaaattttgagaaaaattgacAGTGACAAATATTTTATATACAGTAATTGCATACGTTTTAGAATTACATTTGAATTTTGACTAGATAATGTGATGACATATGatgaataattaaaatttgaataaattatttgagTGGTAGTTGTAATATTCTTttcctaattttttattttaattttttgaaaataataataatttaaatttaaattttataagataactagttaattattaaattagggatttaaatatgaagtattgAACTTAGATTCTTCCTTTTCTGTCATATAATTTCAACAATAATTGATTAATCTCAGAAaagtttataattaattaatttgacctgaaattttaaaattaaattgataatgATAAAATGGGCAGGTGGAAATGTAGCTCTAACTATAGCATTGAATAAAACAGAAAGGAGTTGAGAATCCTAATCACTTGATTAGTCATTTTCAAGCATTGTCAACTCTTTATAATATGCCTATCAAGAAGAGACAGTCCATAATTAATTTTGAGTTGCCCATGTGATTCTTTCATTCTATTAATCAAACATTCACTGATCTTATTTTACTCTTTAATGATAAACAAAACTTAATTAATTAGCTATTATTTGttgtttaattaaaataaaattagcaCGGATTTTCTTGTTAGTAGAACCATTTAATCACTATATACATAGTTACCAAACCAATTATTTTTTAGATTGGTCCAcactaaaatatatttatttggatatttaaattttatacttATTTGGTATTGTGCTTAGAgagctaaaattatttttttaataaaaacattattttagatatcgttaaaaaaataatttaaaaaagttATTCTGATATTTTAGTGTTTTTATGATTAATATTTATCAAATGtaattttaaattactttttaatactctctaactaatgtatttaaaaaaattattttaaaaaaattaaacaattaatatatataaaattaaatataattcataaattttccataaaaataaatcaattcaaaaattaattcggttcgatttagttcTTGTCCTAGTaaggattaaaattaaaatataaaatgtttaaatatgaaaattaaataatgtaattaatataaatgaaatttaaataaaaatgcaGGGGGttgaaacaaaaataaaaaattgaagaatcaaataataattttttaaaaatatattaaaatttatatgtaaaattttaattttataattttttaatatatatatatatatatatatataggtgaatTTGTAATTTTAAAAATCTATGAGAAGCCAGAGCCTTCATCTAGTGCGGCCCTGATATAACTAAAAGTGATAGTGCCGAATGACATATTATGGAAAGTTCAGTAACAACACAACATGCGTTTGGCCAAGAAAAATTGGTTAGAATAATGAGGAGGAAGATTTGTGTTTGTGGGAAATCATTTAGATTAAGGAGGTCAATGAGCAGAACAAACACACAACCTACAAAATTGATTGAGGCAAGAAAATTTATCCTAATTTCTATAACAAAAATGCAATTAATTGgaagaaaaaataatttctaaaaagTTGGTGTGGTGTGATTTTCCATATGATTCATGCGTATCTGAATATATAATTATTCACAACTAATCCTCTATACATTTCTTGTTTATATTATGTACTTCCGTTCTAACATCTTGTCAATTGTTGAAAATATGAGATTTTCTTTTTATACAATTAGGGTTAGATGGTATTTGGATAATCTAGTTCATTTAATTTAAAAGGGGtctgtattttattttaattaaaaaaaatatgaacTCAAATGATTCCTAAAATTATGAAATCACTTCAGTGATTCATATGATCCAAttctaaattaatttatttttatttttttatatatattttcacTTGTATGGGCTGAGGGCTATGACCCATGTAAGTAGTTGCATCAGCGTGTGTTGATAATATCACATATTTTGGTTGATTTGGGCTCTGATTTCTCAGATCCTTTGGATTGGGCAGCCTAGCCTCTTCAGAGGCTCAATCTTAGATATCAAAATTCTGTTTTATATTGCGGTTgggatataattataaaatatttatttaaatgtaTAACTTAGAGTgtattgaaaattaatttaaaataattaaagaatTTTTTTAACTATTGTTTTTACCATATTTAAAATAAtgttgttaaatttttttttttaaaaaaactttttaatacaaataaatctcttatttaatttaaattctttacttTTTGAAAGTTCACTTACCGGTAGGTAAGGACTTCACTTCTCAAGTTTCTTCACTTCTCAAGAAATTTGCTTTCTTCACTTCTCAAGAAATTTAgataaaatgtcaaaaaaaagatTGATTTTCACACTCCATTGACACTTAAAGTTTCCTAACTAAGTTACTCCAACCAAGTAAGATCCAAATCTAATTTGGCTTGCTTCACTTTACCAATTGGGGTTTATTCCACTCATAGTCACTCAAATTAGGTGGTTGTATTAGTATCATCTCTCAACTTCAATCTGTATTATAAAAATCTTGTAACTTCAATTTGAGTATCACTAAAATCCTTataacttgttattatagtttttcagGTTAACTTATAGTTAAATTTCATTCATCGTCCCCGACTTAAATAGATTTATCATAATCATCTTTAAACTTTAtagtcaatttaaaatttttaatcttcatttatttttttatttattttaaataaaatcataCTTTTAGAAATAGTTTaacatttttataaatatttataattaattatttaatttatcatataaatatattattttttcatatattattttttaattcaattttaggtTAATATCTAAGAGATTTATGTCTAATTTATCTTAATtcctttgttttattttaatgttagaatttattttgaaaatatttaaacATAATTAAGTATGAAtgctttaattctttttatatagCTTGATATTGTATATAGTTTTGGTCTTTATTTGTTCATTATTTAGAACATTttgtattaaaattaataaattaaattaaagtttaaagatTTTTGTGAGATAAGTTAAAGTTGAGGAATTTGTGTATTATATTCATCGAAGTTGAGAGAtaacttaactcaactcaactcaagtctttatcccaaaaatttagggtcggctatatggattttctttctccactctaaatgaagttaagagataacaagtgaaatttaaTCATAAGTTAACTTAGAAACCTAGAAGGTCGCAGGGATTTTAATAATGCTCAAATTAAAGTTCATGGATTTTTATAATGCAAACTAAAATTAAAGGATATTACTGATACAACCAACTAAATTGAGGGACTATGAGTAAAATTAACCCTTACtaattatatgtaataattaatGTAATTGAGCAACAACATAAGATTGAgttcaaaaataataataacctgtTTGGATCATGGTAAGCCATGATTTATTAATGTGGGGTATGATTCTCATTTGTGTATGGGAAAAATGACAAGTCGTAGATATAGTATTCTATGGTTTTTCCATGGTTTAAAAATCCTTAGATTTGTCAAGTTTTTAAAACCACCAAATCAGTGAGTAAGCATGATTTCACTTATTTTTATTCCAAAATTGcccatatataattaataaaattatctcTTTATCCCTTGAAACTTTATCTACTAATTACTGCTTACTCTGAAATTTCTATAATAATATCTCGCCTTTTCTTTCTTCACTGCTTACTCTCAAAtttctttataaattaatattttatttaaaatatatgttctaaattatttatatatttaacacAGTCGAAGAGCATTTTAATAATCTTTCCATTTTATTACCAAACAGAAAAAGATTATTAGACTATATTATACCATACCATCATCTCAAATATACTAAGAATAATTACTATACTATATTATACAGTACCATACAATACCATACATTACTAAACTATCTTACACTCAATCCAAAAGGTAAGAGATTGAAAAACAGTTCACttttggttaaaaaaaaaaaaaactcttcttcttatgggtattttTGTATTATCTTAAATTACTAGAATTCTAATTAATTTGTTATCAATATTAACTAACCATATTGAAATAGAttgtgttaaaatttaatttaaatgacttTATAACAGAATTAATGtgctttaaataaattaaaataacaataataaagtGGCCAAATAATATTGAGAGTAGGGTTCTATCATAGTCAAACACTCAGGTGCTTAACAAATCTGAAGAAAGTAACCaaaaataaactaaactaaacaAGAATGGCTTACTCGCTGCAGATCAGATTATCGAAAGTTCAGAACGACCGTGTAGGCACTGGACACCAAGCGAACTTTTGCTCCTTTGAGAAGAAATCAACAATGAAATCCTTGAAAAGCAAAATCTATTCAAAACTGTTTCCCTCGTAAAGACAAGAAAGATACAAGACCAATCTAAAAAGAAGACTCTTAAAAGTGAGACAATTGACGCATCAATTAATTCATGAGCATTTATATAGTTAATTTAAATCAAGGGGTTGATTCAGGTGTTAAGAGAGATTCATTAAGTTTGAGAGAttttagatttaaattttttactaaaattttagtGCGGTGACATGGTTGCTTAGCCGCAATATTCTTTATCAGGTGTGTGATGAATTTCGTGCTCTTCACACCttgaattaaaataacaaaaccgATCAACTCAACTCAAACCGACCCAATTGTTTAAGTCAATTTACAAGATCGGTCTAATTAACTTTTTTATTTGGAAACATCTCCTTGCATCAATCGAGCTGATGAATTATCCATTTTTACTTGAAAACACTGCCTTAAAATCTCTATCTTCTCATAATTGCGTCAGAGCTCCAGATCCTGCATCTTCACTGAAATCCCTAAAATCCATGATCCTATATCTTTAATACAACTTTTGTCCCTTTTTATGTATTTATCATAATGCTAATAAGATAATTCCTAAAGTTTGTTTCATTTCATATCACCTTGTCTAAAtcaattaccttttttttttttttttaaatggataAGGAGGCTAATAAGAGTGCTTCTTGCCCTAGTAATGTTATGGTACGCTTTGTTCTAAACAAATTGAATTATGGAGATGCAGAGGAACCGTACTTCAGGGattgtatatttatttaatatttaatttttcttattataaattataactttttaataattgtattagtttatttaaatttttatctttgtttttttaattttttaatgatgattttttatacttaaattttaatggtgtgtgtgtggattgtttttttttttaatatgatttttttataGTTAATTTATATacctattattataaaataaaatataatttttcattgatACCAAACAATCAAAAAATCAGTTGTTGCACATCCAATAACCCGACCGATTAATCAATTATCTCTTATATCAAATTAGTCGGGTTGTATTGAAAATTCATATTCATTTCCTTAACTTAGTTTGGGTTGGATTAGATTCAAAATTTAATCTAATCCAATCCATGAACTGGGCTAGATGAATCTACCTAGatacttatttttttatataaaaaaattattaaaaataaaaaattattttatttataaatttaaattttaaatatagtaatatattaatataatatattaaaacttttaatttaaaaattaaaattttatttttttatttattaattaaatattttaagacgatataaaatgaaatttaaggcCACCTCTATTTAGTTGACGTGAGAAATAAATGTttgaaaaaataataagaaatttTTACTTAaacttaatttattataaattttaaacgtTAATATATACTTATATATCTCATATTTTAGGGTTACAAATTCATCACTGCACATTTATATAAGGCTCTTCTTGTCAAAAAAATATGGCACATAACACTAGGCACATTCCTCCGCGGAAGAAACTCTACCCATAGCCCATTTCATCCTCCAACTACTCGGTTTCTCTTTCTCAAGCCTAAATTTAACAAGGCATTGTAACTCGAAAGTATTGGTTGGCCTATCTCTTACCATCTACTGCAAATATTATATGGCCATTATCACGTTATTTCTActcaattcataaaatatttgcaTTTAACTTaggttatttaattaattaatatgttgAGATTGAATTCTGCCATTTTTAATAATGAAAATTCAAatattatcatttttaatttcaataaCTCGTTGGTAAATctaattgaatttttaaattatacTATAACTTATAAATTTAAGTTTGAATTCAATTATGGGATCTTATTAGGTGTTTTAAGAGAATATGTTTCTTCTCTCACAATGAAATGATGCCTACATCTTATAATCATGAAATAACTGAATTATTGTAAGTATATGGTACATTGAAAACTAGTGCATGAGgagtatcatataattttttgcaCAAAAATAAAATCTGAAATTTAATTTTGTAGCTTTTGTGCTTCAAATTTTCTCTAGTAAAAATGATTATAGATATGCATAACTATAGTTGATGACAAAACCATAAGTGGACTGCAAATTTCCTGTTATTCAGGGCATTTGCATCTAATAACTGAGGAATTCTCTGTAGGTATTGTAAATCTTGAGCTGTAAAAATGGGCTTAGCTTTAATTAGCAAGGACTACATAAACAAGACTGGCATTACTATATAATAATTGTAATAATTGTGGCCATGCATGAGCTATAAGCAAGAGCAGCAAAATGGTCATGTACTGAAAAAAAATGAAGGTTAATCTAGTGATTCTGATTCTTTTGTCACTGCTTTTGATCACCAAGTCTCTCACAGAATCCACAGCTTGCCAGAAGGCTAATCAaccagaagaagaagaaaagagctTGTGCCGCTCCCTTAAAGAACTAAGGGCATGTTTggtataatgtaattaaaattgtAATGTGATTACATTTCATTCTACCATATAACCTGAATGTTTCTTGTTCGTGTCTTCATACTCAAATGTGCTCACACAATAAGCAGAAAATAGTTGGTCATGCTATCTCTGtttatatatttatgtttacTGGTTTGTATTGATGTGTGATGGTAATGAGTATTCAACAACAGGAAAAAATTCTTGGCAAGATTTCTAAATTGTTTATCTAATAGATCAATATACTACTTATTCTCACAACTGAAAATTTTTCTTCGCTACCACCAGCTCTGGTCCGTGTGTCTGAGAAGTAAAGGCTTCATGAGTTAAATATCAATGGATTGatgtataattaaaaattaataaaacatatataaattaattaaatataacctgttaatataaataaatataattaattaaattttaattatttataatcaaATTTTCaacattatttaattatttacgtCTATTTTAATGGTACTAGTTTTTGCAAAATGTGTATTGCATATTGTTGTACTCGTCATAACAACTcgtaatttaatttttgtatataactttttattaatttttgtatattataaaatattatcatcgtttataaatattatattttattatttaaattaaaatattaattttaatttcatattaattaattatataaataaaaatatttattaatttaaaattaattttttattctatcattatttttaagaaaattatgTGTTATACTATTAACCtataatattaacttaattataaacttaaatgtaatataataaagaATATAATAAAaagttttcaaaaaataaataggcaaaatatttaaaattaaaataaattaataatagctcattaaatttaattcatttaaactttaatattttattttttctagaAAAAAGTTAGATTTGCatgtatttaattttaatatttcataatttaaaataatattaacttacatattaaaattttatatttaatgtgaaagaaaattatttgtaaaattagaaaatagaattatttttgaaatgaatttttgttagtttagtgcattattattattatataatttttatttctattatatcgatatcttgaaattttatattgtcatattacttagtacaaaaaaatttaaaacctatttagtatattaattatttaatatatttaataaatatttttaactttttacttataaattttaacttagcctaagtagtttgtgcttagccagtcccaagcccggataaaagaGGAggattgcggtaggtgacaaccagcgtaaaaatttcgtcacacctcatgatatggattcttacgatataaacgttggggcattCTCTACTTACAAGGCACTAAATCAGAGCCCCACTGTTATGAGAAATATAAAGGGTGAAGAGCGTTCATCGAAAGCGACTCTCCATGCCACTCCGACACCCGAGTGTGGTGTTAAACGAGTAAGGATTTCCACATCatagacgggtgtgggtaaaaaaGTTAGTCCATAAAATAGATAatagaacagaacacaagatatgCATAGAGAATAAtataagatatcatagaaggagatcaattagaaaggaacaggataggaggagaatcagggttgatacttggaatgttggattacttataagaaaattaatggagcttgtgaataccttgaaaaggagaagagtgaatattgcttgtattcaggagactaaatgggtaggagagaaaagcaaggaagtgggtaattcaggatacaaactgtggtttaccagaaAAGAGAGGAATAAGAATGGAGTGGGCATGATCATAGATCGGACATTGAAAGATGCCGTAATAGCTATGAAAAGAGTagaagatagaattatactagtaaagctagtactagaaagaaaaataataaatatagttattgcttatgccccataaataggactagatagtgacaATAAACAAAAGTTTTaagaagatatggatgatctaatacaaagcataccgaatgaagagaatattctcattggtggagatttgaatggacatataagaagtgataggcaaggttatgagaatgttcatggaggttttggttttggtagtcgaaatgaggggggggggggggggaaagaATCCTAAATTTTGCAATGGCGTATGACCTAAtattagcaaatacctactttataaaaagggagtcacatttagtgatttTCAAAaggaagccaaattgactttctcttaaccaggaagacaaatagagctttaTGAAAGGATTGCAAGATTATTctgggagagg contains these protein-coding regions:
- the LOC110650839 gene encoding probable receptor-like protein kinase At1g80640 isoform X2, which codes for MNLLALFLPMWALSSTFLFFLLDARPESTFSTNSRPALLAKKEPISFFSAKMETQSPGLPMAPMDKVVHHQDLNKRILIALVVASSLLGAILVFLSCFCIHRMKNSKNSSLKGKQNFAGNGHSLSPVLGKLNSLTMVGNKDSIAVMEYELLEAATNNFQENNLLGEGGHGRVYKARVNEKLLAAVKKLEGVGRNVQREFENEMNWLTKIQHQNIISLLGYCIHDEAKFLVYEIMQNGSLESQLHGPTHGSALTWLLRMKIAVDVARGLEYLHEHCNPPVVHRDIKSSNILLDSNFNAKLSDFGLAVNSGIKAKSVKLSGTLGYVAPEYLLHGKLTDKSDVYAFGVVLLELLMGRKPVEMISEDQCLSIVTWAMPQLTDRSKLPNIVDPVIKDTMDLRHLYQVAAVAVLCVQQEPSYRPLITDVLHSLIPLVPLELGGSLRITEPLPSA
- the LOC110650839 gene encoding probable receptor-like protein kinase At1g80640 isoform X3, whose protein sequence is MNLLALFLPMWALSSTFLFFLLDARPESTFSTNSRPALLAKKEPISFFSAKMETQSPGLPMAPMDKVVHHQDLNKRILIALVVASSLLGAILVFLSCFCIHRMKNSKNSSLKGKQNFEAGNGHSLSPVLGKLNSLTMVGNKDSIAVMEYELLEAATNNFQENNLLGEGGHGRVYKARVNEKLLAAVKKLEGVGRNVQREFENEMNWLTKIQHQNIISLLGYCIHDEAKFLVYEIMQNGSLESQLHGPTHGSALTWLLRMKIAVDVARGLEYLHEHCNPPVVHRDIKSSNILLDSNFNAKLSDFGLAVNSGIKAKSVKLSGTLGYVAPEYLLHVVLLELLMGRKPVEMISEDQCLSIVTWAMPQLTDRSKLPNIVDPVIKDTMDLRHLYQVAAVAVLCVQQEPSYRPLITDVLHSLIPLVPLELGGSLRITEPLPSA
- the LOC110650839 gene encoding probable receptor-like protein kinase At1g80640 isoform X1, which gives rise to MNLLALFLPMWALSSTFLFFLLDARPESTFSTNSRPALLAKKEPISFFSAKMETQSPGLPMAPMDKVVHHQDLNKRILIALVVASSLLGAILVFLSCFCIHRMKNSKNSSLKGKQNFEAGNGHSLSPVLGKLNSLTMVGNKDSIAVMEYELLEAATNNFQENNLLGEGGHGRVYKARVNEKLLAAVKKLEGVGRNVQREFENEMNWLTKIQHQNIISLLGYCIHDEAKFLVYEIMQNGSLESQLHGPTHGSALTWLLRMKIAVDVARGLEYLHEHCNPPVVHRDIKSSNILLDSNFNAKLSDFGLAVNSGIKAKSVKLSGTLGYVAPEYLLHGKLTDKSDVYAFGVVLLELLMGRKPVEMISEDQCLSIVTWAMPQLTDRSKLPNIVDPVIKDTMDLRHLYQVAAVAVLCVQQEPSYRPLITDVLHSLIPLVPLELGGSLRITEPLPSA